From the Manihot esculenta cultivar AM560-2 chromosome 3, M.esculenta_v8, whole genome shotgun sequence genome, one window contains:
- the LOC110611418 gene encoding uncharacterized protein LOC110611418, whose product MAPSSSLTMLRTSIFISFFAALAAPLPLPFHPQDLLPLLPRQVSWPILNYLNSAVDLLPTFVGAASTPNDTIQWKGACFYNNTAWMEFHNKTGSEFGGGTLHIKVSKAHSWTCMDLYVFVTPYRVTWDYYFLSREHTFEFKEWEGKAEYEYVKNRGISIFLMQAGMLGTLRALWDVFPLFTNTGWGENSNIRFLEKHMGATFEQRPQPWVTNISTDDIHSGDFLAISKIRGRWGGFETLEKWVSGAYAGHTAVCLRDSEGKLWVGESGNENEQGEDVIAVLPWDEWWKFELTKDDSNPHIALLPLHPDVRAKFNETAAWEYALSMKGKPYGYHNMIFSWIDTIDGNYPSPLDAHLVASVMTVWNQIQPAYAANMWDEALNKRLGTEGLDLPNILVETEKRGSSFGELLTIPEKDDWLYSDGKSTSCIAFILEMYKEAGLFDPIPKSIQVTEFTIKDAYTLRFFENNSSRLPKWCNDGDDVKLPYCQIRGKYRMELPGYNTMDPYPHMNERCPSLPPQYYRPQNC is encoded by the exons ATGGCTCCATCTTCTTCCTTAACCATGCTCAGAACATccatttttatctcattttttgccGCACTAGCAGCGCCACTGCCATTGCCATTTCACCCACAGGATCTTCTGCCCTTGTTGCCTAGGCAAGTCTCGTGGCCAATACTCAATTATCTCAACAGTGCTGTTGACCTTTTGCCAACTTTTGTGGGAGCTGCCTCGACTCCCAATGATACCATCCAGTGGAAGGGTGCCTGCTTCTATAATAACACGGCTTGGATGGAGTTCCACAACAAGACTGGCAGTGAATTTGGCGGTGGCACACTTCATATCAAG GTTAGCAAGGCTCATAGCTGGACATGTATGGATCTTTATGTCTTTGTTACGCCATACCGGGTTACATGggattattattttctttctcgGGAGCATACATTTGAGTTTAAAGAGTGGGAAGGGAAAGCTGAGTATGAATAT GTGAAGAACAGGGGAATTTCAATTTTCCTCATGCAAGCAGGGATGCTGGGAACCCTTCGAGCACTGTGGGATGTCTTTCCCCTATTTACAAATACTGGATGGGGGGAGAATTCGAATATTAGATTCCTTGAGAAGCACATGGGAGCTACCTTTGAGCAACGTCCCCAACCATGGGTTACCAACATCAGTACTGATGATATTCACTCAGGAGATTTTCTTGCAATATCAAAAATTCGTGGGAGGTGGGGTGGTTTTGAGACTTTGGAGAAGTGGGTCAGTGGAGCTTATGCTGGTCATACTGCTGTTTGCTTAAGGGATTCTGAAGGAAAATTGTGGGTTGGTGAATCAGGGAATGAAAATGAACAG GGAGAAGATGTTATCGCTGTGTTGCCATGGGATGAATGGTGGAAGTTTGAGCTGACTAAGGATGACTCTAATCCCCATATTGCACTTCTTCCTCTTCATCCTGATGTGCGAGCCAAGTTTAATGAGACTGCTGCATGGGAGTATGCATTGAGCATGAAGGGCAAACCTTATGGATACCATAACATGATATTTAGCTGGATAGACACTATTGACGGGAACTATCCATCTCCATTGGATGCACACTTG GTTGCATCTGTTATGACAGTTTGGAATCAGATACAACCTGCATATGCTGCCAACATGTGGGATGAAGCCTTGAACAAGCGACTTGGAACAGAG GGCCTTGATCTTCCTAATATCTTAGTAGAGACTGAAAAGCGTGGATCCTCCTTTGGTGAACTGTTGACAATTCCTGAAAAGGATGACTGGCTGTACAGTGATGGAAAATCGACTTCATGCATTGCTTTCATTCTGGAAATGTACAAGGAAGCTGGATTATTTGATCCAATCCCCAAGTCTATACAAGTGACTGAGTTTACG ATTAAAGACGCCTACACCCTCAGGTTTTTTGAAAACAACTCAAGTCGTCTTCCAAAGTGGTGCAATGATGGGGACGATGTGAAGCTCCCTTATTGTCAGATTCGGGGCAAGTATCGAATGGAGCTACCAGGATACAATACCATGGATCCTTATCCCCATATGAACGAAAGATGTCCATCATTGCCACCACAATACTACAGGCCACAAAATTGCTAA